The following proteins come from a genomic window of Dreissena polymorpha isolate Duluth1 chromosome 1, UMN_Dpol_1.0, whole genome shotgun sequence:
- the LOC127871617 gene encoding cholinesterase 1-like: MFGFIQSADGKLPGNQGLLNQHLGIKWVHENMHAFTGNPNDVTIFGESAGGASVDFQSLYLGNQGYFQRVIAQSGTVLDYRAVRATPNAEPFIAKKGCEREPDPLKCLRELTPRQLQDDDTKDWQPFIDRDFIVAAPQEIIFAGVVKPKNDKIAAIIGKVLDFEYTDWKHPNDSATLRFSLTNMASDAAFFFPTISTVKGHAVVVVTVWRL; encoded by the exons ATGTTCGGATTCATTCAGAGTGCCGACGGAAAACTACCGGGTAACCAGGGTCTTTTGAATCAGCACCTTGGGATCAAATGGGTCCACGAAAACATGCACGCGTTTACAGGAAATCCAAATGACGTCACGATATTTGGCGAATCCGCGGGCGGCGCCTCAGTAGATTTTCAGTCTCTATATTTGGGTAACCAAGGCTACTTCCAACGTGTGATTGCGCAGAGTGGCACGGTGCTTGATTACCGGGCAGTGCGTGCGACACCGAACGCAGAGCCGTTCATTGCCAAGAAAGGCTGCGAGAGGGAACCGGACCCACTTAAATGTCTTCGCGAGCTTACACCCCGGCAACTCCAAGACGATGATACCAAAGACTGGCAACCATTTATAGACAGGGACTTTATTGTAGCGGCCCCACAGGAAATAATTTTTG CGGGCGTCGTCAAACCAAAGAACGACAAAATTGCGGCAATAATTGGTAAGGTCCTTGATTTCGAGTACACGGACTGGAAGCATCCGAATGACAGCGCCACCCTGCGGTTCAGTCTAACCAATATGGCCAGTGATGCGGCGTTTTTCTTCCCGACCATATCCACAGTGAAAGGGCatgcggtggtggtggtg ACCGTTTGGCGGTTGTGA